DNA from Streptomyces sp. Edi4:
CCCCGCCCGCGCCCGAGCAGACCATCGAGAACGTGAAGGCCGACCTGGCCACGATCAAGGGAAGTGCACACCGATGACCGACACACCCCACGGAGAGCTGGGCTCTCCCGGCCCCGAGGAACTGCGCGAGCAGGTCGAACGCACCCGCCAGGACCTGGGGCGTACGGTCGAGGCGCTGGCGGCCAAGACCGATGTCAAGGCACGCGCCCGTGACAAGGCCGCCGAAGTGCGAGAACGCGCCGAGGCCAAGGCGCACGAGCTGAAGGCCAAGACCGCGGACGTCGCCCACCACGTGCAGGACACGGTGCAGGGCAAGGTCGCCCACCCCGTCAAGGACAAGGCCGCCCACGCCGCCGGCGCGGCCCGGGACAAGGCGGTGCGCACCTGGCAGGACAAGACGCCCGATGCGGTCCCGGGCGCCGTCCCCGAAACGGTGTGGCACACCGCGGCGGGCACCGGGCGCGGGATCCGGGATCCGAGGGCCCTGCTCCTCGCGGCGGGCGGTGTGGCCGCCGTGGTGTGGCTGGTCTGCCGCCGGGGGAAGGGATGAGCCGGTGAAAGTGTCGAAGATCCTTTACAAGCCGGTCGGGCTCGGTCTCGGCGTCGTCGGCGGAATGCTCGCCGGGATCGTGTTCAAGCAGACGTGGAAGCGGCTCGCTCATGACGACGACGCACCCGATGCCACCGACGAGGACCGGGGCTGGCGCGAGGTGCTGCTCGCCGCCATGTTGCAGGGCGCGATCTACGCCGCCGTCAAGGCCACCGTCGACCGGGCCGGCGCCACCGCGACCCGGCGCCTGACCGGGACCTGGCCGGGCTGAGCGCGAGAACGCGTCCGTGCGGTGCCGGACCCGGGGTCCGGGTCCGGCACCGCACGTCGTCACAGGGGGATGGACCGGGCCGGGATCAGTAGGCCGTGGTGACTGTCACCCCGCTGAACGCGGTCTTCCCGTAGAGGCTGATGTAGCGGTAGCCCGCCGTCTTGTTGGTCACGGTGATGGTCTCGGCGTTGCCGGACTTCGTGGAGCGCGCGGTGTAGGCCGAGTTCGTCGCCCAGGTGCTGGTGTTGTAGTAGAGGTCGGCGTTCCCGGTGCCGCCGGTCGTGGTGACCTTCAGGGTGACCTTTCCGGCGGGCAGGTACAGGAACAGGTAGTCCAGGTCGCCCTTCTGGGCCGCGAGGCCCGAGCGCGAGCAGTTCTGGCCCATGACACGGGTGTCGGGGTCGGTGCAGGTGGGCAGGGCGCCGGTGACGACGACCGACTTGGTGGCCGTGTTGGTCAGGCCCTTGACGTCGGTGACGGTCAGGGTGACGGTGTAGGTGCCGGGCGCCTTGTAGGTCTTGGAGGGGTTGGTGGCGGTGGAGGTGGTGCCGTCGCCGAAGTCCCAGGCGCGCTGGGTGATGGTGCCGGCGGCGTCGGTGGACTTGTCGGTCAGGCTGACGGTGAGCTGGGCGACGGTGGCGTCGAAGGCCGCGGTGGGGCCACTGGCCGTCCCGCCGCAGGCGCCGGCGGCGCAGGCGTCAAGCCAGGTGTTGAAGTCCGCGTCGTACCGCGTGCCGATGCCGGTCGCGTAGAGCGCGTACGCCCCCGCGTAGTCACCGGCGCGGAACTTGGCGAGCATGTTCTGCACGTCGGCCGGGTGCTTCTCGACCATGTACCGGGTGGCCAGGTAGCCCCACGGGTAGGTGCGGGTCTGGTCGGAGTTGGTGTACGAGCTCTGCCACAGGGTGCTCAGCGCGTAGGTGTGCTGGGCGGCGTCGGCGATGGCCTCGGTGTCGGGCAGGTTGCGGTAGCTGTAGGAGACGTACTCCGCGAAGCCCTCGATCCACCAGATGTCCGGGACGTCCTGGCCGGCGTTGAAGTCACCCGCCATGTCGTAGCGGCCGTCGAGGTAGTGCGTGTACTCGTGGTTGAGGTTCCAGATGTCGCCGGGGAAACCGTCGCCCACGCTCTTCACGTAGGACAGGAAACGTGCCTGGTTGGCCGGGTCGGACGGGTCGCCCTCCAGGTACTCGCCGCCGTTGTTGGTGCTGTTGCCGAAGATCCAGCCGGAGTACGTCTGGTAGTCCTTGGGGCTGGCGAACGTGACGATCTGGATGTTGGTGTTGTGGTCGTTCGCCACCGGACCGCTGTCCTTGACGATGCTGTGGAAGTACGCGTCCTGGCCCTTGACGCTGGTGCAGGCCGCGGCGAGGGCGGCGTCGCTCAGGGACTGGGCGCGGAAGGTGTGGTCGGCGTCGCAGTTGTACGTGATCGGCAGCGCGGCCGCGGTGAGCTGGTTGATGAAGTCACATGTGCCGTAGTAGGAGCACTGCGCCTTGTCGTTGGCGTCGGTCATCGCCGCCACGCCGACCCACAGGGGCGCGGTCGGGCCGGTGATGGCGGAGGACCCGAGAAGGCCCTTGGCCAGCGGGCGCACCTTCGCCTGGAGGGCGGGGGTGTCGAGGAAGCGCGCGAGTTCGGTGCCGGCGTTGGACTCCAGGTAGAACCAGGAGTCGTTGAGCTTGGCGAGGTGGCCCAGCACGAAGGAGTTCAGGGTGTCGACGATGCCCGGGTCGGCCGTCACGGCCGCGATGTAGGCAGGGTTCCAGTGGCCTCGGAACAGCGGTGTGAACACGTCGTTGACGGCGGTGTCCATGCTCCAGTAGGTGTCCCAGGAGCTGGTGTAGGAGGTGAGCACCTTCTTGTAGGTGTTCAGGTAGCGGGCCTGCTCGTTGGCGCTGTCGGTGAGGACGATGACCTCGCCCATGATGTCGCCGTTGGCCGCGCTGACGTCCATGAAGTGCGGGGACGCGATGAAGGTGTCCAGGGCCGCCTCGCTGGCGCCGGCGAGCGCCGCTCCGTAGGGACCCACGTCGGAGGCGTTGTTGGACTGCACGTAGTAGCCGGCGCGCAGGAACAGCACGAGCTGCCACACGTTGGTGGAGTTGTCACCGGGGTAGGTCCGCGCCGTGTTCTGGAGCGCGCCCGCGACGGCCACCATGCTGGGCTCTTGGAAGATGTTGTGCGCGTCGGTCCCGGTCACACCGAACAGGGTGTTGACGCAGTCCGTCGTGGAAGCCTGGACGAAGCTCACGAGCGCCGCTCCGCTGCGGCTGCCGAAGTCACCCGGCGTACAGGACGCCGCCGCGCCCTTGACGGCTCTGCTCTTCGCCTTCTGCTGTGCGGGGGAGGTCACGGGCTGCTTCGGCGGCAGGTGCGCGGCGTCCAGCGGGGTGTGCCGCGCATCGGAACGGTCGGACACATTGGCGGTCGAACCCACAAGTGGCGGCGCGGACTTGGCGGCGGACCCGCTCGCGGCGGTGGCCTTGCCGGACGGCCCTGCGGGCTTCTGGGAGCCGGCGGCGACGGCGCGGCTCGGCTGCGCCATCATGGCGATGCCCATGCAGAGTGCGAGGGCAAGTATCAGAAAACCGGTGAGACTTCGTCTCAGTCCTTCTGTTCGGGTGTTCACGTGCCGCCTCCCAGCGGTGTGGAGCCGCGCACGCGGCGCGGCGGTGGGGGATACCGGGGGCCGGGCCCGCCCGCCGCCCCCGGGTGACGGGGCGTGACGAAGCAGACCCGGGAACCCACGGGCCGTACGGAGCAGTTGGCATGAACGCGGCTCGCTCTTGCGCGTCTGTAAAATTGCATATGTCACATGGCTTGTGAAGGGAGCGCGGGTAAACCGCAGGCAATTCCTGGGTGTCGCGGGCGGCGAGGGGCGAGGTCATGGACCCGGCGACGGGCCCGGCGGGACCGGGAAACCGGGCCCCGACGGGTGTGGATGTCCGGAAGTCGTGCGACAAAGCCGTTAAGGTGAAAGGAAGTTGGGCGCTGCTACGGCGTGGGGCGCAGCACCAGGCATACGAAGCCGAAGGAGTCCCGGTAGCCGCGCAGCCACTCGGTGCGGTGGGTGGCCGCCGTCTCCAGGGCCCGCGCGCTGTCCGGGTCGTGCGGGTGGTCGAGGGCCCAGGAGGCGAGCGAGCCCGTCCAGGACCATTCGTAGGCGTCGAGCTCGCCGCGCGTGCTGATGTGGGCGCCCACCGGTGTCCAGCCATCGGCGACGACGGCGTCGAGTGTGGTCGGCAGATCACTCAACTCGCCCAGCATGTCGACGGCTTCGGGGGAGGGGGCGCGCTCCCAGAATCCGTCGCCGACCAGCACGCGCCCGCCGGGCGCCAGATGCGCGCGGGCCGCCGCGAGGGTGGGGAGCAGGCCCCCGTGGGCGTGCCCGGCGCCGACGTTGAGCACCAGGTCGAAGGGGTCGGCCGAGGTGAATCGGGCGGCGTCCTGCTGGTGGAGGGTCAGACGTGCGTCCACACCCCGGCCCCGGGCCTCCTCGCGGGCGCGGGTCAGGGCGGGCTCGGAGGTGTCCACGCCCACGGCCCGCAGGCGCGGGCGGGCGGCCAGCGCGCGCAGCAGCCACTCGGCGCCGCCGCAGCCGAGGTCGAGTACGCGGGCGTCCTCGCGCGAGATGGCCTCATCGAGGAGGCGGCGGACCGCGTCGTCGTCGACGGGGGCCGCGATCGGGTGGTGCGTGTGGGCGATGCGGGAGATCTGTTCACGGTTCATCGGACCAGTGTCGCAAGGCTTCAGGAGCGGCCCTCGTCGTCCGGCGGCCGCGCCGAACGGGCCAGACGCTCGGCGAAGTCGACGACCAGGGCGCGGAGTTCGGCGGGCCGCTCGATGACGAACGGCCGGTCGAGGGACGCGAGCACGGCGGGCAGCCAGTCGAGGCGTTCGACTCTCAACTCGGCACGGAACCAAGCCTGTTGATCGTCCTGTTCCCCGCCTTTGGCTCTGGGGATGGGGGTGAGCGTCGCGAGGGCGGCCGGCAGACAGGGCCGGATCTGCTCGGCCGTCCCCTGGATCCGCAGGCTCACCTCGTGTGCGTACGGAGCCGTGGCAAGCCCGGTCAGGACACGTTCGGCGGGACCGGGGCCGGGCCCGGTGGGCGGCGCGAACGATCCGGGCAGGGTGCGGGCGTCTAGAACACGGTCGAGCCGGAACATCCGGTCCTCACCGATCGCGGGGTCGGCGCCGGTGACATACCACCTGCCGGCATGGGTGACCAGGCCGTACGGGTGCAGGGTGCGTTCACTGTGCCGGCCGGTGGCGGAGGCGTACCGCAGGCGGACCGGCCGGTGGTGGCGTACGGCGTCGGCGAGCGGGAGCAGAACGTCGCTGCGGGGAGCGGTGGGAGCGGCGGCGGGCGGGGCCGCATGGGTGGCGGAGAGGGGAGCGGGGAGGCCCGCGGGATCGGGGTCCTGCGCCCCAGGTCCGGTGGGCGTGATGGGCCGCTCGGGCTTGTCCGGCGGGGCAGCCCGGGCTGCCGGGGCGCCGGGGTCGGTGAATGCCAGCGAGTCGAGGACGGCGTCGAGTCCCCGGCCCAGCCGCTCGGGCAGCACACGCCGTACCTTCGCCGCCGCCGTCTCGCTCGCCACACCCGTGCTCGTCATCAGCCCCGCTCGCCGCCCGGCGACCAGGCCCAGCAGGACGGCGAGCGCTTCCTCGTCGTTCAGCATGAGCGGCGGCATCCGGTATCCGGGGGCAAGGCGGTAACCGCCATAGCGGCCGCGTACCGAGATGACGGGCACGTCGAGTTCGAGCAGATGCTGGACATAGCGCCGCACCGTGCGCTCGTCGACACCGAGCTGACCGGCGAGCTCGGCCACCGTCCGGGTACCGCCGGACTGAAGGAGTTCGAGCAGGGTGAGCACGCGGGCTGTGGGTCGGGCCATGCCGGAAAGTATGCCGCCAATACCGGGCGGTTTCTGTCCGGTATTGGTCATAGCGTGAGGTCACAGGCGCGGAAACGCGCCGGAACCACCGACCCTCTCTCCCCTCGGAGCGCACCATGGACTTCGTCTCGATCCGTGTCATCACCGACGACATCGCCCGCCTCGTCGGCTTCTACGAGCGCGCGACCGGGGTGGGAGCCCGCTGGGCGACCGACGACTTCGCCGAGCTCAGGACCGCCACGGCCACCCTGGCGATCGGCAGCACCCGTACGGTCGCGATGTTCGCGCCCGGCGCGGCGCGCCCCGCCGACAACCGGAGCGTCATCCTGGAGTTCCGCGTGCGGGACGTGGACGCGTTGCACCGGAATCTGGTGGACGCGGGCTGCGCGGCGCAGTTCGTGCAGGAGCCCACCACGATGCCGTGGGGCAACCGCTCACTGCTGCTGCGCGACCCCGACGGCCACCTCGTCAACTTCTTCACGCCGGTCACCGAGGAGGCGATCGCACGGCTCGGGGCGTGAGGCGTCGTGCGCCGTCGTGCGGCTCGGGGGAGGAGACCCCCTTATGTCCTCAGGCGGTGGTCGGCTCCCAGTTCGCCACGAGGCGCCGCTGCCAGGGGGTTTCGACCGCGCGGCGGTCGTAACGTTCCCGTACGAACGTGACTGCCTCTCGGGCGGGGACGCCGTCCAGGACGGCGAGGCAGGCCAAGGCGGTGCCGGTACGGCCCACGCCGCCCCCGCAGGCCACCTCCACCCGCTCGTTCCCGGCGCGGGCCAGCAGCGCGCTCAGGGCCGAGGCGAAGCCGGTCCGGTCGGACGGCAGCCAGAAGTCGGGCCAGCGCAACCACTGGCTGCCCCAGTCGACGGGGCCCGGGCGGCGGCCAAGAAGGTGGAGTGCGAACTCGGGCCGTGGCCCGGCGGGAAGTGGGTGGCGCAGGCCTCTGCCGCGCACCAGCCGCCCCGACGGCAGCAGGAGCACGCCGGGCGCGGCCGGATCCCAGGAAGCGTGCATGGCGCGAGCCTAACCGCGCGGCGGCCAGGGCTGCCGTGGATGGGCTGCCGTGGATGGGGCGCCATGGAAGGGGTGGCCGCGCAACTTCGTCGCCGCCATGCGAGGGCGGGTGCGCGGGCCTAGCGTGGGAGGAAGCGCTGTCCCTCGGCTCGGGCCGGGCCGGTTGCCCGGCTGGGGCGCCCTCGTCAGGCAGGAGGCCTGCCCGTGAGGTATTCACAGAACCAGTGGCGCAGAACATGTGCCGGGGTCGCTACGGCCGCTGTGCTGACGGTGCCGGTGGCGGCCACGAGCGCGTACGGGGTGACGGCCCCGCCGCCCTCACCTCGCACATCGGCCACGGCGACCGCGTCGAACTCGCCGTTCGCTTCCCCGTCCTCCTCCGGCTCGTCCCCGTCCCCTTCCGGCTCGACGTCCGCGTCGAACTCGCCGTCGGCGTCCAGCGACTCCGGCTTCGCCCAGCTGAGTCCGGCCGTGGCCGCGCGCCTGGACACCGCCGTCAAGCAGGTCATGCGGGAAGCGAACGTCCCCGGCGCGATGGTGAGCCTTTCGGCGCCCGGCAAGGGTGACTACGTCCGCGCGTTCGGCGTCGCCGACAAGGCGACCGGCGCCCCCATCAAGACCAACATGTACATGCGCATCGGGAGCGAGACCAAGACCTTCACGGTCACCGCGCTGCTGCAACTCGTCGACCAGGGCAAGGTCCACCTGGACGACCCGATCGGCAAGTACATCTCCGGCGTGCCCAACGGGGACAAAATCACGCTCCGTCAACTCGCCGAGATGCGCAGCGGGTTGTTCAACTATTCGGAAGACGACGGCTTCGTGAAGGCGCTGCTCTCCGACCCGACCAAGCCGTTCACCCCGCAACAGCTGCTCGACTACTCCTTCAAGCACCCGGTGCTCTCGCAGCCGGGGAAGGTCTTCTTCTACTGCAACACCAACCTGATCCTGCTCGGCCTGGTCGTCGAGAAGCAGAGCGGCATGCCCCTGCACGACTACATCACGCAGAAGGTCCTGAAGCCGGCCGGCCTGACCCACACCAGCTTCCCGACCGACGCCGCCTTCCCCAGCCCGCACGCCCAGGGCTACACCAACCAGACCCTGAACGGAAAGGTCGCGGTGACCACCGACTGGAATCCGTCCTGGGGATGGGCGGCCGGCGCGATGATCTCCGACCTCAACGATCTGAAGAGCTGGGCGCGTGTGCTGGCGACCGGCACTCTGCTGTCCCGGCAGACGCAGGCGCAACGCCTCAAGTCGGTCCCGACGACCATCCAGGGCGCGTCCTACGGTCTGGGCATCTTCAACGTGCAGGGCTGGATCGGCCACAACGGCTCACTGCCCGGCTATGAGTCCTTGACCATGTACCTGCCCGAGGCGAAGGCCACGCTTGTCGTGCTGATCAACACCGACATCGTGCACGACAAGCACGAGCCGACCACGCTCCTCGGCCGGGCGATCACCCAGATCGTGACACCGGCCCATGTGTACAACCTGCCGGTGACGGAGCCCCACGCCTCCACATCGCCTTCGCCCTCGTCCAAATAGGCCCAGTCCGCACGCCGGGGTACGAGGGCGGCCCAACCTCGTGCCCCGTCGGGGCCGGACCGCGCCGATATGCCGTGGTCGCGCTGCGCGGGGTCGCCCTGCCGTGCCGTCGCGCCGCTGCGCCTGGTCGGTGCCGGATCAGTCGGTGCCGGACTCCATCGCCGCCCGGTCAAGGAGCTCGTCGTCGCCCGAGACCTCGCCACGGGACGCGATGACCTCGGCTCCGCCCTCGGGCATGGCGCCGATGAGGCCGGTCGCCGCCGCCTGCGCGGCGCCGATCAGCTCCGGGTGGGCGGTGCCCACGATGCCCAGGCCCGCGTACTGCTCCAGGCGGGCACGCGAGTCGGCGATGTCGAGGTTGCGCATGGTGAGCTGGCCGATCCGGTCCACCGGACCGAACGCGGAGTCCTCCGTACGCTCCATCGACAGCTTGTCCGGGTGGTAACTGAAGGCGGGGCCCGTGGTGTTGAGGATCGAGTAGTCCTCGCCACGCCGCAGCCGCAGGGTCACCTCGCCGGTGACGGCGGAACCGACCCAGCGTTGCAGCGACTCGCGGACCATCAGCGCCTGCGGGTCGAGCCAGCGGCCCTCGTACATGAGCCGGCCGAGCCGACGGCCCTCGTTGTAGTACTGGGCGAGGGTGTCCTCGTTGTGAATCGCGTTCACCAGGCGCTCGTACGCGGCGTGCAGCAGCGCCATGCCGGGCGCCTCGTAGATGCCGCGGCTCTTCGCCTCGATGATCCGGTTCTCGATCTGGTCCGACATGCCAAGGCCGTGGCGGCCGCCGATGGCGTTCGCCTCCATGACCAGGTCGACGGCGGAGGCGAACTCCTTGCCGTTGATCGTCACAGGGCGGCCCTGCGCGAAGCCGATGGTCACGTCCTCGGTGGGGATCTCCACCGACGGGTCCCAGAACCGTACGCCCATGATCGGATCGACCGTCTCGACACCGGTGTCCAGGTGCTCGAGGGTCTTGGCCTCGTGAGTGGCGCCCCAGATGTTGGCGTCCGTGGAGTACGCCTTCTCCGTGCTGTCGCGGTAGGGCAGGTCGTGGGCGAGCAGCCACTCCGACATTTCCTTGCGGCCGCCGAGTTCGGTCACGAAGTCCGCGTCCAGCCAGGGCTTGTAGATCCGCAGGTGCGGGTTGGCGAGCAGACCGTAACGGTAGAACCGCTCGATGTCGTTGCCCTTGAAGGTCGAGCCGTCGCCCCAGATCTGGACGTTGTCCTCCAGCATCGCCCGGACCAGGAGCGTACCGGTGACGGCGCGGCCGAGCGGCGTGGTGTTGAAGTAGGCACGGCCGCCGGAGCGGATGTGGAACGCACCGCACGCGAGCGCGGCCAGGCCCTCCTCGACCAGCGCGGCGCGGCAGTCGACCAGGCGCGCGATCTCGGCACCGTAGGCCTGCGCACGACCGGGCACCGACGCGATGTCGGGCTCGTCGTACTGGCCGATGTCGGCGGTGTACGTGCACGGGACGGCGCCCTTGTCGCGCATCCACGCGACCGCGACGGAGGTGTCGAGGCCGCCGGAGAAAGCGATGCCGACGCGCTCGCCGGCGGGCAGGGAGGTGAGAACCTTGGACATGGGAAGAGTATTCATCATTCCGAATGTTTATGCAAGCAGGGTGGTGTGGCGTGGTAGTGCGAGGGGGTGCGGCGAGGTGATGCGAGTGAGTGTGGCGCGCTGTGGGGTGTGGCGTGGCGCGGTGGGGTGGCGTGGCGCGGCGGGGTGATGTGGCGTAGTGTGGTGGGCTGGCTTCGTACGGTGGGATGGCGGGCCGTGCAAGGGGCGGGTCAGGGGCGGAGGTCGGGGCCCGGCCGAGCCAGGGCGTGAGAGCGCTCTCACGGAGTGAGGGTCCGGGTCGGCCTCGGGCGGCACGAAGCCGGGGCCGGAGCCGAGTGGCGGGGTTGAACGGGTCGCCCACGGGCGATGGCGTCGGGCGGCCTATCCGTAGGCGAGCGGGTCCGCGATGACTCGGCGCACGACGCGGGCCGCCGCCCCACGCGCCGCGTCCCCGGCGAGCGACGACGCCCGCAGGCGCCGGCTCTCGGGGAGCCAGAGGCCCGACACGGCTCGCCGGGACAGTTCCCGCTCCGCGGCCGGCCCGAGCCAGGGCGCGAGCGTGCGATAGATGCCTCCGAATACGACCGCGTCCGGGTCGAGGAGGTTGACCGCGCCCGACAGGGCGATGCCCAGGGTCCGGCCGGCCAGGGCGAGTGCGTCGAGGGCGTTCGCGTCGCCCGCGCGCGCCCTGCGTTCCAGTTCGACCACGCCCGGCACACCCGCGTCCTGCGCGATCCCCGCCGACCGCAGCAGCGCGAGCTGTCCCGCGTACTGCTCAAGGCAGCCACGGGAGCCGCACCGGCACTCGGGACCGTCCGGGTCCACCACGGCATGCCCGATCTCCCCGGCGAAACCGTGCGCGCCGCGCAACAGGTCGCCACTGACGACGACCGCCCCGCCCACGCCGATCTCTCCGCTCAGGTAGAGAAAGTGATCCACGCGCCCGGCCGCCTCACCGAACCACAGCTCGGCCAGCGCCGCGAGATTGGCTTCGTTGTCCGAAGTGACCGCAGGGGCAGGGGAGTTGGGGCGCAGCGCGCCCAGAGCCCGGCTGAACAAGTCCTCGGCCTCGACCTGACGCCAGCCCAGATTGGGCGCCTGGCGTACGGCGCCCCGGGAGACAAGGCCCGGCAGTGCCAGCTCCACCCCGACCGGGCGCAGGCCCTGCTCGGCGGCCGAGTCCAGCGCGCGGACGGCGATCCCGGCTGCCCGGGCCAGTACATCGGCCGGCGCTGCGCCCCGGTTGTCCAGATGCTCGGTGAGACGTACCCGGTCGGTCCCCGCGAGGTCCACCACGCACACCGAGACATAGTCGACATTGACCTCGACTCCCGCCCCGGCCCTTCCGGTGCGCGCCGGGGTAAGCATGGTTCCCGGTCGCCCCGCCTGCCCACTGAAGGACTTGCCCGACTCGGTCAGAAACCCGCTGCGGATCAACTGATCGACGAGCGAAGACACAGCGGCCCTGGTGAGGCCGGTACGAGCGGCGGCCCCGGCGCGGCTGAGAGCGCTTTCGTCGTGCACGGCCCGCAACACCAGACTGAGGTTGTGCCGGCGCACGGTGTCCTTGTCCGCCTTGGGTGCCAGCGGGGCGGGGTGGCAGTGCGAAGTCGAATGCTCGTCCATATCACCCCGAGCCTACGGCCAGGCCCGAGCGAGCGGGGCGGACGCGGGCTTCGGGCGCGGGGCGGGCGCGGGGGGCGGTGCGCAGCCGGGTGCGGGGGGCGGGTGCGACGCGGCCCTGCCCGAGAGCGCTCTCAGCGTGCTGGTCGGTCTTCGTGGGGGACGGAGCCTCTTATCGGCTTCGTACGGGCTACGCGTGGGCGTCGTACGCCATCGCGCCGGAGCGGCGCCGTTCCAGGGCCGCCCCACCCCGACCCGCCGGCTGCCCCAACCCAGCCCGGCGGCTGCCCCACCCCGACCCGGCGGCTGCCCTCATAGCCGGCCCGCCGGCTCACAAGCTCGTACCAATCGGAACGCAAGTCGGCCACATGCGCCCCGACCCGCCGACTGCTCCACGCCGACCGGGCGACCCGCGTTGGGCGGGTCCCTGACGAAACAAGGGGCATTCCCTTGCCCGCGCATGGCCTTTTCTTGCCCTCGGCTTTCACTGTGCGCGGTTGCCCGGCGGACATTTACGAGCCCGTTCCCAAATCGTACCCGCGTCAATTCCCGTGTGTTGGCGAAAGGTTGACCCGTTCAGTGGAGAGCCCGGCGTGACCTGCCAGTATGGTCGGCGGCATGCCCCCCATTCGTCCGGCGCTCCCGGTCCTTCCCTATCGCAAGCCCAAACTCGGCCGGGATTACTGGGTATTGGACGATGTGCTGCCCAACATCGATGAAATCAGGGCGCGTTGCGTGGCCAAGGATGACTGGGTCGAAGGGTATCCGTACAAGGCGGAGTCCTGGCCGGGGCTGCGCGCCATGCCCGGTCTGATGCCCGCCGAGCTGGCTCGGGTGGAGCGTCTGGTCAAGGCCAGCACGGGGGCCAAGGAGCTGTGGCAGGCGACGGCGCCCGGGGGTGCGACCCTCAACCACAACTGCGTCCAGGTCGTCGGTGCGGGCGAGAGCGAGCCCCGGCCCCACACCGACTCGCGTGCGCTGTGCCGTTACGCGGCGGTGCTCTACCTCAGCCCGCGCGCGCCCAAGGACTGCGGCACCAGTTTCTACCGGCAGAGCCTGCCCGGCGGGGTGCTCGGCGGCAACATGGTCACCGCACCCCACAACAACCTCGTCGAAGCGCTCGGAACGCGCTTCGTACCCCCGGATTCCTTCACTGAGGACGTACGGGTCGCGCACCGCTACAACCGGCTGCTGCTCTACACCGCCAACACCATGCACAGCGCGACCGGCTACTGCGGCAGCACCATCGACGACAAACGGATGACCGCCGTCTTCTTCTGGATGGCGTAGGCGTTCTGGATGGCGTAGGCGCCCGCCCGCCTCTGGATGGCGCCCGCCCGCCGCGACTCGCCGCGGCAACAGGGCCGCCGCCACATGGGGTTCCTGTTCTTTTGCCGTACCACTGAGTGTCACAGTGACGACATGGGGGCTTTCGCGGGCTTGGGTGTTCTTGATACACCCCTCTCGCCCCCTGTTCCCTCACGCTTGCAGAGGCCCCCACTCATGGCTGAACTCAACCGGCGCCGGTTCATGCAGCTCGCGGGCGGCACCGCCGCCTTCGCCGCGCTCTCACAGAGCATCGCGCGCGCCGCGTCCATCCCGGCCGCGGGCACCACCGGCACCATCCAGGACGTCGAGCACATCGTCGTCCTGATGCAGGAGAACCGTTCGTTCGACCACTACTTCGGTTCCCTGAACGGGGTCCGGGGCTTCGGTGACCCGCGGCCCGTCACGCTGCCCAGCGGCAAGTCCGTCTTCCACCAGGTCGGCGCCGGCAAGGAGGTGCTGCCGTTCCGGCCCAAGGCGGACAAACTCGGACTCCAGTTCATCCAGGACCTCAACCACGACTGGAACGGCAGCCACAAGGCGTTCAACGGCGGCAAGTACGACCAGTGGATCCCCGCCAAGACGTCCACGACGATGGCCTACCTCACGCGTGAGGACATCCCGTTCCATTACGCGCTCGCCGACTCCTTCACCATCTGCGACGCCTACCACTGCTCGTTCATCGGCTCGACCGACCCCAACCGCTACTACATGTGGACGGGTTACACGGGCAACGACGCGACGGGCGGCGGACCCGTGCTCGGCAATGACGAGAAGGGGTACGGCTGGACCACCTACCCCGAGCGTCTTGAGGAGGCGGGCGTCTCCTGGAAGATCTACCAGGACGTCGGCGACGGTCTGAACGCCGCCGGTGGCTGGGGCTGGATCAATGACGCCTACCGGGGCAACTACGGCGACAACTCCCTTCTCTACTTCAACAGTTACCGCAACGCGCAGCCCGGGAACCCGCTCTACGACAAGGCACGCACCGGCACCGACGCCAAGAACGGCGACGGTTTCTTCGACGTCCTCCGGGCCGACGTCGAGGCCGGCACG
Protein-coding regions in this window:
- a CDS encoding protein-tyrosine phosphatase family protein codes for the protein MHASWDPAAPGVLLLPSGRLVRGRGLRHPLPAGPRPEFALHLLGRRPGPVDWGSQWLRWPDFWLPSDRTGFASALSALLARAGNERVEVACGGGVGRTGTALACLAVLDGVPAREAVTFVRERYDRRAVETPWQRRLVANWEPTTA
- a CDS encoding serine hydrolase domain-containing protein, with the translated sequence MTAPPPSPRTSATATASNSPFASPSSSGSSPSPSGSTSASNSPSASSDSGFAQLSPAVAARLDTAVKQVMREANVPGAMVSLSAPGKGDYVRAFGVADKATGAPIKTNMYMRIGSETKTFTVTALLQLVDQGKVHLDDPIGKYISGVPNGDKITLRQLAEMRSGLFNYSEDDGFVKALLSDPTKPFTPQQLLDYSFKHPVLSQPGKVFFYCNTNLILLGLVVEKQSGMPLHDYITQKVLKPAGLTHTSFPTDAAFPSPHAQGYTNQTLNGKVAVTTDWNPSWGWAAGAMISDLNDLKSWARVLATGTLLSRQTQAQRLKSVPTTIQGASYGLGIFNVQGWIGHNGSLPGYESLTMYLPEAKATLVVLINTDIVHDKHEPTTLLGRAITQIVTPAHVYNLPVTEPHASTSPSPSSK
- the argG gene encoding argininosuccinate synthase — its product is MSKVLTSLPAGERVGIAFSGGLDTSVAVAWMRDKGAVPCTYTADIGQYDEPDIASVPGRAQAYGAEIARLVDCRAALVEEGLAALACGAFHIRSGGRAYFNTTPLGRAVTGTLLVRAMLEDNVQIWGDGSTFKGNDIERFYRYGLLANPHLRIYKPWLDADFVTELGGRKEMSEWLLAHDLPYRDSTEKAYSTDANIWGATHEAKTLEHLDTGVETVDPIMGVRFWDPSVEIPTEDVTIGFAQGRPVTINGKEFASAVDLVMEANAIGGRHGLGMSDQIENRIIEAKSRGIYEAPGMALLHAAYERLVNAIHNEDTLAQYYNEGRRLGRLMYEGRWLDPQALMVRESLQRWVGSAVTGEVTLRLRRGEDYSILNTTGPAFSYHPDKLSMERTEDSAFGPVDRIGQLTMRNLDIADSRARLEQYAGLGIVGTAHPELIGAAQAAATGLIGAMPEGGAEVIASRGEVSGDDELLDRAAMESGTD
- a CDS encoding ROK family transcriptional regulator, translated to MDEHSTSHCHPAPLAPKADKDTVRRHNLSLVLRAVHDESALSRAGAAARTGLTRAAVSSLVDQLIRSGFLTESGKSFSGQAGRPGTMLTPARTGRAGAGVEVNVDYVSVCVVDLAGTDRVRLTEHLDNRGAAPADVLARAAGIAVRALDSAAEQGLRPVGVELALPGLVSRGAVRQAPNLGWRQVEAEDLFSRALGALRPNSPAPAVTSDNEANLAALAELWFGEAAGRVDHFLYLSGEIGVGGAVVVSGDLLRGAHGFAGEIGHAVVDPDGPECRCGSRGCLEQYAGQLALLRSAGIAQDAGVPGVVELERRARAGDANALDALALAGRTLGIALSGAVNLLDPDAVVFGGIYRTLAPWLGPAAERELSRRAVSGLWLPESRRLRASSLAGDAARGAAARVVRRVIADPLAYG
- a CDS encoding DUF6445 family protein — translated: MPPIRPALPVLPYRKPKLGRDYWVLDDVLPNIDEIRARCVAKDDWVEGYPYKAESWPGLRAMPGLMPAELARVERLVKASTGAKELWQATAPGGATLNHNCVQVVGAGESEPRPHTDSRALCRYAAVLYLSPRAPKDCGTSFYRQSLPGGVLGGNMVTAPHNNLVEALGTRFVPPDSFTEDVRVAHRYNRLLLYTANTMHSATGYCGSTIDDKRMTAVFFWMA